The Streptomyces uncialis genomic interval GTGGTGACGGCCTGGCCGGCCTGTACGGCGACGGAGAGCAGATGCGCGTACTGGGTGTACGTGCCGTCGTGCATCTTGATGACGACGTTGTTGCCGTACGCGCCACCCCAGCCCGCCTCCACGACGGTGCCGTAGCCGACGGACTGCACGACGGTGCCGGTCTCGGCGTGGAAGTCGATACCGGTGTGGGTGCCCGAGGACCAGACGGCGCCGCCCGCGCCGTAGGACGTGGACACATGGCTGCCGGCGATCGGACTGACGAAGGTGTTCAGTCGCTTGCGCTCGGCCTCGCGCGCGGCGCGCTCCCGTGCCTCGCGCTCCTTCTTGGCGTCGGCCTCCGCCTGGCGCTTCTGCTCGGCGGCGCGCTGCTTGGCCTCCGCCTCGGCGTGCTCCTTGGCGGCGCTCTCCTGGGCCGCGATCTGCTGGGCGGTGGCCTGGGCGTCGATCTCGCCCGCGACCGCGTCGCCGATGGAGATGGTCTTGGTGAGGCCCGTGTCCTCAAGCGAGGTGTCCTCCGCGGCGAGCGCGGGGGAGGCGAGGGTACCGATGACACCGGTGGTGGTGAGGGTGGCGACGCCGGCGACGTTCGCGGTGGTCCGCGACATTCTGCTCGGACGGCGGTGCTTCCCGGTGGCGCGGGTGAACGCCATGGAGTGGGTGGTCCTTTCCTTCCTTCTCGCCTACCGGGTTAGCTGACGGGTTCGGAGCAGGAAGGTCTCCTACGGGCCCCCTCCGCGCGAGGCGACGGGCGTCCGATTCACCCCAGGGACGGTTGGGTCCCCGGCTCCCCTGGCTCGCGCCGTACGGGGACTCGGCGATGACTGCCCGCTGCCGCGGGTGCGGCGTACTGCACGACGAACAGCCGGACCGACGCTAAGGGGAGGATCTTTCGATCGACAAACGAATCATCGATTTTGTAGCGCACGCCACACCCGGGACGGGGCAGCGCACCGGTTTCAGGACAAAGGAGTCGTTGCCGGACGCGCCGGACCGGGGCGCGGTGGCCGGTTCCTGACGGCGGATGAGGCGGCGCCAGGGCGCGCGGGAACGCGGCACCGCCCCCACACACGCCCGTGGGGGCGGCGGTCGGAGGTGGCGGACCTGGATCCCGGCGACGGCCCCCACGCGTGTCCGTGGGGCGGCTCACGGCGGGGTACGACGGCCCCCGGCCGGTCGGACGGTCCGACCGGCCGGGGGCCGGGGTGACACGGAAAGCGGGCGGACTACTGGCCGCCGACCACGGTCACTTCACCGAGGCCGAGGGCCTTCACGGGCTCCTCGATCTGCGCCGCGTCCCCGACGAGGACGGTCACCAGACGGTCCACCGGGAAGGCGTTCACGACGGCCGCGGTGGCCTCCACGGTGCCGGTCGCGGCGAGCCGCTGGTAGAGCTGCGCCTGGAAGTCGTCCGGGAGCTCCTGCTCGACCTGGTCGGCGAGGGTGGCCGCGACGGCCGCGGCCGTCTCGTACTTGAGCGGGGCGACCCCGACGAGGTTCTGCACGGCGACATCCCGCTCGGGGTCCGTCAGGCCCTCCCGCGCGAGGGTGCGCAGGACCTTCCAGAGGTCGTCGAGCGCCGGGCCGGTGGAGCCCGTGTCGACGGAACCGGAGATGCCGAGCATCGCCGCGCCCGATCCGTCCGCCGTCGACCGCAGCACCTGCGCGAAGGCCCGCACCCCGTAGGTGTAGCCCTTCTCCTCACGCAGGACCCGGTCCAGCCGCGAGGTGAGGGTGCCGCCCAGGCAGTACGTGCCGAGGACCTGCGCGGGCCACACACGGTCGTGCCGGTCGGCGCCGACCCGGCCGATGAGGACCTGGGTCTGGACCGCTCCGGGACGGTCCACGATGAAGACCCGCCCGGTGTCGTCGGCGGACACCGGGGGCACGGGCCGGGGCTCGGCCTGACCGCCCGTCCAGGCGCCGAGGGTGTCCGTGAGGACCTCGTCCACGTCGACACCGGTGAAGTCCCCGACGATGACGGCCGTCGCGGTGGCGGGCCGCACATGCCGCTCGTAGAACGCGCGGACGGCCGCCGAGTCGATCGCCGAGACGGTCTCCTCGGTGCCCTGCCGCGGCCGGGACATCCGTACCTCGGCCGGGAAGAGCCGCTTGTACAGCTCCTTCGCCGCGCGGCGGGCCGGGTTGGCCGACTCGTGCGGGATCTCGTCCAGGCGGTTGCGGACCAGGCGCTCGACCTCGCTGTCCGCGAAGGCGGGCGCGCGCAGGGCGTCCGCGAGCAGCCCGAGGGCCTTCGGCAGCCGGGAGACGGGCACTTCGAGGGAGACCCGCACACAGGGATGGTCGGCGTGGGCGTCGAGGGTGGCGCCGCAGCGCTCCAGCTCCGCGGCGAACTCCTCCGCCGAGTGCTTGTCGGTGCCCTCGGAGAAGGCACGCGCCATGATGGTGGCGACACCGTCGAGTCCGGCCGGTTCGGCGTCCAGCGGGCTGTCGAGCAGGATCTCCACCGCGACGACCTGCTGACCGGGACGGTCGCAGCGCAGCACGGTCAGGCCGTTGCCGAGGGTCGCGCGGGTGGGCGCCGGGAAGGCCCACGGCTTGGCCTCGCCGGCCTGCGGCTGAGGATGGAAGTCCATGGTCACGGTGGGCTGGGTGGTCACTTGGCGGCCTCCTCGTCTGCGTGTCCGCCGGCCGCGGCGGCGGGTTCGGGGGTGTCGGCGGCCTCGTCCTGGTCGCCCTGGTCGGTGGGTTCGTACACGAGCACCGCGCGGTTGTCGGGGCGCAGCCGTGCCCCGGCGATCTCGCGGACCTCCTCGGCGGTGACGTCCAGCACGCGCTGGACGGCCGTCAGGGCGAGCTGCGGGTCGCCGAACAGCACCGCGTACCGGCACAGTTCGTCGGCGCGTCCCGCGACCGTCCCGAGCCGGTCCAGCCACTCGCGCTCCAGC includes:
- a CDS encoding M16 family metallopeptidase, whose amino-acid sequence is MDFHPQPQAGEAKPWAFPAPTRATLGNGLTVLRCDRPGQQVVAVEILLDSPLDAEPAGLDGVATIMARAFSEGTDKHSAEEFAAELERCGATLDAHADHPCVRVSLEVPVSRLPKALGLLADALRAPAFADSEVERLVRNRLDEIPHESANPARRAAKELYKRLFPAEVRMSRPRQGTEETVSAIDSAAVRAFYERHVRPATATAVIVGDFTGVDVDEVLTDTLGAWTGGQAEPRPVPPVSADDTGRVFIVDRPGAVQTQVLIGRVGADRHDRVWPAQVLGTYCLGGTLTSRLDRVLREEKGYTYGVRAFAQVLRSTADGSGAAMLGISGSVDTGSTGPALDDLWKVLRTLAREGLTDPERDVAVQNLVGVAPLKYETAAAVAATLADQVEQELPDDFQAQLYQRLAATGTVEATAAVVNAFPVDRLVTVLVGDAAQIEEPVKALGLGEVTVVGGQ
- a CDS encoding M23 family metallopeptidase — protein: MAFTRATGKHRRPSRMSRTTANVAGVATLTTTGVIGTLASPALAAEDTSLEDTGLTKTISIGDAVAGEIDAQATAQQIAAQESAAKEHAEAEAKQRAAEQKRQAEADAKKEREARERAAREAERKRLNTFVSPIAGSHVSTSYGAGGAVWSSGTHTGIDFHAETGTVVQSVGYGTVVEAGWGGAYGNNVVIKMHDGTYTQYAHLLSVAVQAGQAVTTGQQIGISGATGNVTGSHLHFEARATADYGSDLDPLAYLRGHGVNL